The following proteins are co-located in the Diorhabda carinulata isolate Delta chromosome 4, icDioCari1.1, whole genome shotgun sequence genome:
- the LOC130892367 gene encoding uncharacterized protein LOC130892367, protein MPPIRRSNLGRRTRNATNQANYRSNRTAQERDDGNERERIRISQTREARARHSTNNRASLNRAAFSYDVSIDYSNYQCVVIGSMNSVCSHCKALKYKNEANGLCCANGKVKLIPLDPPPEPLYSLVSGIGTDSIHFLTHIQQYNNCFQMTSFGATNVVRENFMPTFKIQGQIYHRAGSLLPVSDSDNKFLQIYFMGNSPQEIDLRCAHNNLTFYAPTIDEVAIVVVGENLESRDIVLHRRNDQLQRIKETHRSYDALQYPIIFWQGEDGYDFSTKMINPITGSETNKKVSSMNYYSYRLMIRENEDNHILKCRRLYHKYVVDMYVKIETERLTFIRLNQTKLRSEEYIHLRDAINTDGNAQNVGRMTILPATYIGSPRHMHEYAQDAMSYVRHYGTADLFITFTCNPQWIEIKQELFSGQSPIDRHDITARVFRQKLKSLMDFIVKHNVFGETRCWMYSVEWQKRGLPHAHILIWLVEKIRPNEVDAVISAEIPDVLVDPGLHEVVIKHMIHGPCGTLNQNSPCMMDGKCSKRYPRTLISETITGNDGYPLYRRRSTADNGKSTIVKLNQQDIEIDNRWIVPYSPILSKTFKAHINVESCHSVKSIKYICKYVTKGSDMAVIGIGAENSNDEVTQYQMGRYVSSNEAVWRIFSFPIHERHPSVVHLAVHLENGQRVYFTTQNAVQRAAQPPSTTLTSFFETCQNDDFAQTLLYSEMPKYYTWNQSSRRFIRRKQGKPVPGYTDVDLQYGMEIVPV, encoded by the exons atgcCTCCTATAAGACGAAGCAATTTAGGTAGAAGAACCAGAAATGCTACAAACCAAGCTAATTACCGATCTAATCGTACTGCACAAGAACGTGACGACGGAAATGAACGTGAAAGAATTCGGATATCACAAACGCGTGAAGCGCGAGCGCGACATTCAACTAATAATCGCGCAAGTTTGAATCGAGCTGCTTTCAGTTACGATGTGTCAATTGACTACAGTAACTACCAATGTGTTGTTATTGGTTCTATGAACTCGGTTTGCTCACACTGTAaggcattaaaatacaaaaacgaagccaatggattgtgttgcgcaaatggtaaagtgaaattgataccattggatccaccaccagaaccattgtactcattggtttcaggaataggaacagattctatacactttttgacacatatccaacaatataacaattgctttcaaatgacttcatttggggcaacaaatgtagttcgggaaaattttatgccaactttCAAG atACAAGGGCAAATATATCACAGAGCAGGTTCACTGTTACCAGTGTCAGATAGCGACAACAAATTcctgcaaatttattttatgggcaaTTCACCACAAGAAATTGATCTGCGTTGTGCACATAACAATTTA ACGTTTTATGCACCAACTATTGATGAAGTTGCTATCGTTGTAGTTGGAGAAAACTTGGAATCCcgtgatattgttttacatcgTCGGAATGATCAATTACAACGTATAAAGGAAACACACCGCTCATATGATGCACTGCAATATCCCATTATATTTTGGCAAGGTGAAGATGGCTacgatttctcaacaaaaatgataaatcccattacag gttctgaaaccaacaaaaaagtCAGTTCAATGAACTATTATTCATACCGCCTAATGATTCgggaaaatgaagataatcacatattgaaatgtcggcgattatatcacaaatatgttgttgacatgtatgttaaaattgaaacggAGAGATTAACATTCATCAGGTTGAATCAAACCAAACTCCGATCTGAAGAGTATATTCACCTTCGAGATGCGATTAATACTGATGGAAATGCACAGAATGTCGGTCGGATGACTATTCTTCCAGCAACATACATCGGAAGCCCTCGGCATATGCACGAATATGCTCAAGATGCCATGTCGTATGTTCGTCATTATGGTACAGCAGATTTGTTCATCACATTTACATGCAATCCGCAATGGATAGAAATCAAGCAGGAGTTATTCTCTGGGCAATCACCCATTGATCGTCATGATATTACAGCCAGAGTCTTTAGACAaaagttgaaatcattaatGGATTTCATCGTAAAACATAATGTGTTTGGTGAGACACGCTGCTGGATGTATTCTGTGGAGTGGCAGAAACGAGGATTGCCACATGCACACATTTTGATTTGGTTGGTTGAAAAGATAAGGCCAAATGAAGTTGACGCAGTGATATCAGCTGAAATCCCTGATGTACTAGTAGATCCTGGATTACATGAGGTAGTTATCAAACACATGATACATGGTCCCTGTGGAACTCTTAATCAAAATTCACCGTGTATGATGGATGGTAAATGTTCAAAACGATATCCACGGACATTAATATCGGAAACAATTACTGGTAATGACGGTTATCCATTGTATCGTCGCAGGTCGACAGCAGACAATGGAAAAtcaacaattgtcaaattaaatcaacaagatattgaaatagataatcGTTGGATTGTTCCATATTCACCCATTTTATCAAAGACATTCAAAGCACACATCAACGTTGAATCTTGCCATTcagtgaaatcaattaaatacatttgcAAATATGTAACCAAAGGGAGTGATATGGCTGTGATTGGAATTGGTGCAGAGAATTCCAATGATGAAGTTACCCAATACCAAATGGGCCGCTATGTCAGTAGTAATGAAGCAGTTtggcgaatattttcttttcctattcatGAGAGACACCCTTCTGTTGTTCACTTAGCTgtgcatttagaaaatggacaaaGAGTGTATTTTACAACACAGAACGCAGTACAAAGAGCTGCTCAGCCACCATCTACTACATTAACCAGTTTTTTTGAGACATGCCAAAACGATGATTTCGCACAAACATTGCTATATTCtgaaatgccaaaatattataCCTGGAATCAATCCTCAAGGAGATTTATACGAcggaaacaaggaaaaccaGTTCCAGGATATACAGAT GTCGATTTACAATATGGCATGGAAATCGTGCCCGTATGA